A stretch of Saccharomyces cerevisiae S288C chromosome IV, complete sequence DNA encodes these proteins:
- the GET3 gene encoding guanine nucleotide exchange factor GET3 (Guanine nucleotide exchange factor for Gpa1p; amplifies G-protein signaling; subunit of the GET complex involved in ATP-dependent Golgi-to-ER trafficking; binds as a dimer to the transmembrane domain of tail-anchored proteins in the cytosol, shielding them from aqueous solvent until the Get1p/Get2p heterodimer releases the substrate and inserts it into the ER membrane; acts as a chaperone under ATP-depleted oxidative stress conditions; protein abundance increases under DNA replication stress) produces MDLTVEPNLHSLITSTTHKWIFVGGKGGVGKTTSSCSIAIQMALSQPNKQFLLISTDPAHNLSDAFGEKFGKDARKVTGMNNLSCMEIDPSAALKDMNDMAVSRANNNGSDGQGDDLGSLLQGGALADLTGSIPGIDEALSFMEVMKHIKRQEQGEGETFDTVIFDTAPTGHTLRFLQLPNTLSKLLEKFGEITNKLGPMLNSFMGAGNVDISGKLNELKANVETIRQQFTDPDLTTFVCVCISEFLSLYETERLIQELISYDMDVNSIIVNQLLFAENDQEHNCKRCQARWKMQKKYLDQIDELYEDFHVVKMPLCAGEIRGLNNLTKFSQFLNKEYNPITDGKVIYELEDKE; encoded by the coding sequence ATGGATTTAACCGTGGAACCTAATTTGCACTCTTTAATTACCTCTACCACTCATAAGTGGATTTTCGTTGGTGGTAAAGGTGGTGTTGGTAAGACTACTTCATCATGTTCCATTGCTATCCAAATGGCTTTGAGTCAACCAAACAAACAGTTCCTACTGATCTCTACTGATCCTGCCCATAACTTAAGTGATGCATTCGGTGAGAAATTTGGTAAAGACGCCAGAAAGGTGACAGGCATGAATAATCTATCATGTATGGAAATCGATCCATCCGCTGCTTTGAAGGATATGAACGACATGGCAGTTTCACGCGCTAACAATAACGGAAGTGACGGTCAAGGTGACGATCTAGGAAGCTTGCTTCAAGGTGGTGCTCTTGCTGATTTGACCGGTTCCATCCCTGGTATCGACGAAGCTTTATCCTTCATGGAAGTCATGAAGCACATTAAAAGGCAAGAACAGGGCGAAGGTGAAACCTTCGATACTGTTATTTTTGACACTGCTCCAACTGGCCACACATTAAGATTTCTACAACTACCAAATACTTTATCCAAGCTTTTGGAAAAGTTCGGTGAAATTACCAACAAATTGGGCCCAATGCTAAACTCTTTTATGGGCGCAGGTAATGTCGATATCTCTGGAAAATTGAACGAGTTAAAGGCTAATGTCGAGACCATCAGACAACAATTCACGGATCCTGACCTAACGACTTTTGTTTGCGTTTGTATCAGTGAATTCTTATCCTTATATGAAACTGAAAGACTAATTCAGGAATTGATTTCCTACGATATGGACGTTAATTCCATCATTGTCAACCAATTATTATTTGCTGAAAACGATCAAGAGCACAACTGTAAGAGATGTCAGGCAAGATGGAAGATGCAAAAGAAGTACTTGGACCAAATCGACGAATTGTACGAAGATTTCCATGTCGTTAAAATGCCATTATGTGCTGGAGAAATCAGAGGCTTAAATAACTTAACAAAGTTCTCACAGTTCCTAAACAAAGAATATAACCCTATTACTGATGGCAAAGTCATTTATGAGTTAGAAGATAAGGAATAG
- the SNU23 gene encoding U4/U6-U5 snRNP complex subunit SNU23 (Component of the U4/U6.U5 snRNP complex; involved in mRNA splicing via spliceosome), which yields MSNFGRRTWDREEYAEQARSGYDDRSLKATLTPIELQALKSKYTNYDHLIKGSLKDLNKRKLTANTESLSSFKRGKKFGFYCDICNLTFKDTLQYIDHLNHKVHAIKFENLFDEPLIIDIRDNDDVPQEEFELCYHNLIKDFVEVRSMETQSKRKRLLDTDVEKAKKVATKPSIESESKVSQMMGFSNFATSKK from the coding sequence ATGTCGAATTTTGGCAGAAGAACTTGGGATAGAGAGGAGTATGCTGAGCAGGCTAGAAGCGGCTATGACGATCGATCCTTAAAGGCTACGCTAACACCGATTGAATTACAAGCTTTAAAATCCAAATATACAAATTACGATCATTTAATCAAGGGCTCGCTAAAAGACCTAAATAAAAGGAAACTAACAGCAAATACAGAGAGCTTATCGTCTTTCAAGAGGGGAAAGAAGTTCGGATTTTACTGCGATATTTGTAACCTAACCTTCAAAGACACTTTACAATACATTGATCATCTCAACCACAAGGTCCATGCAataaaatttgaaaatttgtttGATGAACCGTTAATTATAGATATAAGAGATAATGATGACGTACCGCAAGAGGAGTTTGAGTTGTGCTATCATAACTTGATAAAGGATTTTGTAGAGGTGCGTTCTATGGAGACTCAGTCCAAGAGGAAAAGGCTTTTGGACACAGATGTGGAGAAAGCAAAGAAAGTGGCTACTAAGCCTTCTATTGAGAGTGAATCAAAAGTCAGTCAAATGATGGgattttccaattttgcCACCTctaaaaaatga
- the RPN6 gene encoding proteasome regulatory particle lid subunit RPN6 (Essential, non-ATPase regulatory subunit of the 26S proteasome lid; required for the assembly and activity of the 26S proteasome; the human homolog (S9 protein) partially rescues Rpn6p depletion; protein abundance increases in response to DNA replication stress) produces MSLPGSKLEEARRLVNEKQYNEAEQVYLSLLDKDSSQSSAAAGASVDDKRRNEQETSILELGQLYVTMGAKDKLREFIPHSTEYMMQFAKSKTVKVLKTLIEKFEQVPDSLDDQIFVCEKSIEFAKREKRVFLKHSLSIKLATLHYQKKQYKDSLALINDLLREFKKLDDKPSLVDVHLLESKVYHKLRNLAKSKASLTAARTAANSIYCPTQTVAELDLMSGILHCEDKDYKTAFSYFFESFESYHNLTTHNSYEKACQVLKYMLLSKIMLNLIDDVKNILNAKYTKETYQSRGIDAMKAVAEAYNNRSLLDFNTALKQYEKELMGDELTRSHFNALYDTLLESNLCKIIEPFECVEISHISKIIGLDTQQVEGKLSQMILDKIFYGVLDQGNGWLYVYETPNQDATYDSALELVGQLNKVVDQLFEKASVLY; encoded by the coding sequence ATGTCTCTGCCAGGTTCGAAATTAGAAGAGGCCAGGAGACTGGTTAATGAAAAACAGTATAATGAGGCAGAACAAGTCTATTTGAGCCTGCTGGATAAAGACAGCTCACAGAGCAGCGCCGCTGCCGGTGCCAGTGTGGATGACAAGCGTAGAAATGAACAGGAGACAAGCATATTGGAATTAGGACAGTTATACGTGACTATGGGTGCAAAGGACAAATTGCGCGAGtttattcctcattctACGGAGTATATGATGCAATTTGCCAAATCCAAAACGGTAAAGGTATTGAAAACGttgattgaaaaattcgaGCAAGTGCCGGACTCCTTGGACGATCAGATCTTTGTGTGCGAGAAAAGCATCGAATTTGccaagagagaaaaaagggTGTTTTTGAAGCATTCACTCTCGATCAAATTGGCCACCttacattatcaaaagaaacagTACAAGGACTCATTAGCATTGATTAACGATCTTTTGAGGGAGTTCAAAAAGCTGGACGACAAGCCCTCTTTGGTTGATGTACATCTATTGGAAAGTAAAGTTTACCATAAACTGAGGAATCTAGCCAAGTCCAAGGCCTCGTTGACTGCAGCAAGGACGGCCGCTAACTCCATATACTGTCCTACACAAACAGTTGCGGAGCTGGACTTGATGAGTGGTATCCTGCACTGTGAAGATAAAGACTACAAAACTGCATTTTCGTATTTCTTCGAAAGTTTTGAAAGCTACCACAATTTGACTACGCATAATTCCTACGAAAAGGCATGTCAAGTGTTGAAATACATGCTATTGTCTAAGATCATGCTGAACCTTATTGATGACGTAAAAAACATCCTAAACGCAAAATACACAAAGGAAACGTACCAGTCCCGAGGCATTGATGCCATGAAAGCTGTCGCTGAGGCTTATAACAACAGATCGCTTTTAGACTTCAACACGGCGCTAAAGCAATACGAGAAGGAACTAATGGGCGATGAACTAACAAGATCCCATTTCAATGCATTATACGACACGTTATTAGAGTCCAATTTGTGTAAGATTATTGAGCCATTTGAATGTGTGGAAATATCCCACATTTCCAAAATAATCGGTCTGGATACTCAACAAGTTGAAGGAAAGCTCTCCCAAATGATACTAGATAAGATATTCTACGGTGTTCTGGATCAAGGTAATGGTTGGCTTTACGTTTACGAAACTCCGAATCAGGATGCCACGTACGACTCTGCATTGGAATTAGTCGGGCAACTAAATAAAGTCGTCGATCAACTATTTGAAAAGGCAAGTGTCTTGTATTAG
- the PMT1 gene encoding dolichyl-phosphate-mannose-protein mannosyltransferase PMT1 (Protein O-mannosyltransferase of the ER membrane; transfers mannose from dolichyl phosphate-D-mannose to protein serine and threonine residues; 1 of 7 related proteins involved in O-glycosylation which is essential for cell wall rigidity; functions as a heterodimer with Pmt2p but can also pair with Pmt3p; involved in ER quality control; amino terminus faces cytoplasm, carboxyl terminus faces ER lumen), which produces MSEEKTYKRVEQDDPVPELDIKQGPVRPFIVTDPSAELASLRTMVTLKEKLLVACLAVFTAVIRLHGLAWPDSVVFDEVHFGGFASQYIRGTYFMDVHPPLAKMLYAGVASLGGFQGDFDFENIGDSFPSTTPYVLMRFFSASLGALTVILMYMTLRYSGVRMWVALMSAICFAVENSYVTISRYILLDAPLMFFIAAAVYSFKKYEMYPANSLNAYKSLLATGIALGMASSSKWVGLFTVTWVGLLCIWRLWFMIGDLTKSSKSIFKVAFAKLAFLLGVPFALYLVFFYIHFQSLTLDGDGASFFSPEFRSTLKNNKIPQNVVADVGIGSIISLRHLSTMGGYLHSHSHNYPAGSEQQQSTLYPHMDANNDWLLELYNAPGESLTTFQNLTDGTKVRLFHTVTRCRLHSHDHKPPVSESSDWQKEVSCYGYSGFDGDANDDWVVEIDKKNSAPGVAQERVIALDTKFRLRHAMTGCYLFSHEVKLPAWGFEQQEVTCASSGRHDLTLWYVENNSNPLLPEDTKRISYKPASFISKFIESHKKMWHINKNLVEPHVYESQPTSWPFLLRGISYWGENNRNVYLLGNAIVWWAVTAFIGIFGLIVITELFSWQLGKPILKDSKVVNFHVQVIHYLLGFAVHYAPSFLMQRQMFLHHYLPAYYFGILALGHALDIIVSYVFRSKRQMGYAVVITFLAASVYFFKSFSPIIYGTPWTQELCQKSQWLSGWDYNCNTYFSSLEEYKNQTLTKRESQPAATSTVEEITIEGDGPSYEDLMNEDGKKIFKDTEGNELDPEVVKKMLEEEGANILKVEKRAVLE; this is translated from the coding sequence ATGTCGGAAGAGAAAACGTACAAACGTGTAGAGCAGGATGATCCCGTGCCCGAACTGGATATCAAGCAGGGCCCCGTAAGACCCTTTATTGTTACCGATCCGAGTGCCGAATTGGCCTCGTTACGAACCATGGTCACTCTTAAAGAGAAGCTGTTAGTGGCCTGTCTTGCTGTCTTTACAGCGGTCATTAGATTGCATGGCTTGGCATGGCCTGACAGCGTGGTGTTTGATGAAGTACATTTCGGTGGGTTTGCCTCGCAATACATTAGGGGGACTTACTTCATGGATGTGCATCCTCCTCTTGCAAAGATGTTGTATGCTGGTGTGGCATCGCTTGGTGGGTTCCAGGGTGATTTTGACTTCGAAAATATTGGTGACAGCTTTCCATCTACGACGCCATACGTGTTGATGAGATTTTTCTCTGCTTCTTTGGGGGCTCTTACTGTTATTTTGATGTACATGACTTTACGTTATTCTGGTGTTCGTATGTGGGTTGCTTTGATGAGCGCTATCTGCTTTGCCGTTGAAAACTCGTACGTCACTATTTCTCGTTACATTCTGTTGGACGCCCCATTGATGTTTTTCATTGCAGCTGCAGTCTACTCTTTCAAGAAATACGAAATGTACCCTGCCAACTCGCTCAATGCTTACAAGTCCTTGCTTGCTACTGGTATTGCTCTTGGTATGGCATCTTCATCCAAATGGGTTGGTCTTTTCACGGTTACATGGGTGGGTCTTTTATGTATCTGGAGACTATGGTTCATGATTGGGGATTTGACTAAGTCTTCCAAGTCCATCTTCAAAGTAGCATTTGCCAAATTGGCCTTCTTGTTGGGTGTGCCTTTTGCCCTTTATCTGGTCTTCTTTTATATCCACTTCCAATCATTAACTTTGGACGGGGATGGCGCAAGCTTCTTTTCGCCTGAATTTAGATCTACACTAAAGAACAATAAGATCCCCCAAAATGTCGTTGCTGATGTCGGCATTGGCTCCATTATCAGCTTGCGTCATCTCTCTACCATGGGCGGTTATTTGCATTCTCATTCACACAATTATCCAGCTGGTTCGGAACAACAACAAAGCACTTTATATCCTCACATGGATGCCAATAACGATTGGTTGTTGGAACTTTACAACGCACCCGGCGAATCTTTAACAACATTCCAAAACCTAACCGATGGTACCAAGGTCAGACTATTCCACACTGTTACAAGATGTAGATTACACTCTCATGACCATAAGCCACCCGTTTCAGAAAGCAGCGACTGGCAGAAGGAGGTTTCTTGTTATGGTTACAGCGGATTCGACGGTGATGCTAATGATGACTGGGTTGTTGAGATTGATAAAAAGAATTCTGCTCCTGGAGTTGCCCAAGAACGGGTCATAGCTTTGGACACAAAGTTTAGATTGAGACATGCTATGACAGGCTGTTATTTGTTTTCCCACGAAGTCAAGTTGCCAGCTTGGGGGTTCGAACAACAAGAAGTTACCTGTGCCTCCTCCGGTAGACATGATTTAACATTGTGGTACGTTGAGAACAACAGTAACCCATTGTTACCAGAAGATACCAAGCGTATTTCCTATAAACCTGCAAGCTTCATTtctaaatttattgaatcCCATAAAAAGATGTGGcatatcaataaaaatttggtcGAACCTCATGTTTATGAATCACAACCAACTTCATGGCCATTCTTGCTACGTGGTATAAGTTACTGGGGTGAAAATAACAGAAACGTCTATCTATTAGGTAATGCGATCGTATGGTGGGCTGTCACCGCTTTCATCGGTATTTTCGGATTGATTGTTATCACTGAGCTGTTCTCGTGGCAGTTAGGTAAACCAATTTTGAAGGACTCCAAGGTTGTTAACTTCCACGTTCAGGTTATTCACTACTTATTGGGTTTTGCCGTCCATTATGCTCCATCTTTCTTAATGCAACGTCAAATGTTTTTGCATCACTACTTACCTGCTTATTATTTCGGTATTCTTGCCCTTGGCCACGCCTTGGACATAATAGTTTCTTATGTTTTCCGCAGCAAGAGACAAATGGGCTACGCGGTAGTGATCACTTTCCTTGCTGCTTCTGTGTATTTCTTCAAGAGCTTCAGTCCAATTATTTACGGTACACCATGGACTCAAGAATTGTGTCAAAAATCGCAGTGGTTGTCTGGTTGGGACTACAATTGTAACACatacttttcttcattagaAGAGTACAAAAACCAAACCTTGACTAAACGTGAATCTCAACCTGCCGCCACTAGTacagttgaagaaatcactaTAGAAGGGGACGGTCCGTCGTATGAAGATCTCATGAACGAGGATGGCAAGAAAATCTTTAAAGACACAGAAGGTAATGAACTAGATCCAGAAGTtgtcaaaaaaatgttgGAAGAGGAGGGAGCTAACATTTTAAAAGTAGAAAAAAGGGCTGTTTTGGAATAA
- the BUG1 gene encoding Bug1p (Cis-golgi localized protein involved in ER to Golgi transport; forms a complex with the mammalian GRASP65 homolog, Grh1p; mutants are compromised for the fusion of ER-derived vesicles with Golgi membranes), with protein sequence MSEQESDEVKRMKQLEEARKRVEELKKKKNKKNKGKKNKNSSATGSIGSETPDLEGTPGEESTQEETVKANSTKSENNDQNDVDEESEEKEIEQVKSDPSGTTEKDIEEINSTSSNVGKDDAENTKKEEVQEVIKNNNDEQTADAGKTIEPQEEKKIVQTQEGNEPSNTSEAADDLFANDGNEESDFLTTIKKQKEEDELTKLRAENEKLTQENKQLKFLNMENETTVDDLQDQLQEKEDIINGLQNDLQTARDELIAAVEKLKLAEAKAARNTTATPIQFADFNTSSNNLTPSQSVTNSGTQVAHGNNMEVDRVMLNKWRQWNVDMTTWRSIGSGPIMEF encoded by the coding sequence ATGTCTGAACAGGAGTCTGATGAAGTTAAGCGTATGAAACAATTGGAAGAGGCTAGAAAGAGAGtagaagaattgaagaaaaagaaaaataaaaagaataaaggtaagaagaataaaaatagcaGTGCCACAGGCTCTATAGGATCTGAAACTCCTGATTTAGAGGGCACACCAGGCGAAGAGTCCACACAGGAGGAGACTGTGAAAGCAAATTCCACCAAAAGTGAAAACAACGATCAAAATGACGTGGATGAGGAgagtgaagaaaaagaaatagaacaGGTTAAATCAGATCCTTCGGGCACAacagaaaaagatattGAGGAAATAAATAGTACTTCATCAAATGTGGGAAAGGATGATGCAGAAAacacaaaaaaagaggaagtTCAAGAAgttataaaaaataacaacgATGAGCAAACAGCAGATGCCGGAAAGACCATAGAACCacaagaggaaaagaaaattgtaCAAACTCAAGAAGGAAACGAACCTTCAAATACATCAGAAGCAGCAGACGATTTATTTGCCAATGACGGCAATGAAGAATCTGACTTTCTCACCACGAttaaaaagcaaaaagaagaagatgagtTGACCAAACTAAGGGCGGAAAATGAGAAACTCACACAGGAAAATAAACaactgaaatttttgaatatggaaaatgaaactaCTGTCGATGACCTACAGGATCAATTgcaggaaaaagaagacatCATTAATGGTTTACAAAACGATTTGCAAACCGCAAGGGATGAATTAATTGCCGCAgtagaaaaattaaaattagCAGAAGCTAAGGCAGCAAGAAATACCACAGCAACTCCTATTCAATTTGCGGATTTCAACACTTCAAGCAATAATCTAACTCCCTCACAATCTGTAACCAATTCTGGTACGCAGGTGGCCCACGGGAATAATATGGAAGTGGATCGCGTTATGCTGAACAAATGGCGCCAGTGGAACGTAGACATGACCACTTGGAGAAGTATTGGTTCTGGCCCAATAATGGAATTTTGA